The sequence TCGGAATCAGGCATCCCTCTCCATTGAACGgtctttttaaaagttttgccattATGAAATTGCTCATAAGCTTGGTTGCaatcagtcttgttccattacacagttttggtgcatGCAGATTACGAAGCATAATAACTACAGATCCAACTTTGAGACGCAAATGATGAGGGGGCATTCCAGGCAAATctaaagaatttaaaaattctGTAGGATAATTTACTATATCCTCCTCATTATCAATTCGATCGATTGATTTGTAGGATTGCAATTCTCCCGGAATTTGGTTTTGGATCGTCCAATTTAACTCATTAACATCATtagcggagtttttttttttacacgcgtatacgtttagtttgcgcgtgaaaaaaacgcctatcctcgcttagataatgcttaagagacccatctagcggctgtggttaaacaactagctacagcaacagggtgtaccgaaaagcggagacacaaccctctgttgtatttctgtgtataacatatagctgaatcagttgtgatagatagtggacgcgcatagaatacatggaactAATGCAGAGGGTGatacatggacacatatttcagttacatctgagtataatgcgtattgaaatttagtagtactaattttatgcgtagcaatttcagagatgtatttaaagtttgtcgctagcagtccatataaagtttaagcgtaaacgtatatagacgtgaaaaaaaacacagctattattttTGGCTGCTAAAATTGCGCGTTCACTCAACCAAGTTAGGTTAAGATAGTTTTCACCAATATTTGGATACACGTTTGTGACAAGTTCATCCTTGTTCGAGGTAAATTGGCAAATCGCTCGGGGAATTGATATTATCGCTTATGACTACATGGTACTAAATGCTGCATACTTTTTTGCGCACTTGATTTTcttttagagatttttggcgatttttgactctttaaatataagatggtgcattgtagagttctaaaactGTGGAAATTGTAGGACGGCTGTAAGAGGAATTCACCCtaccttttgctatgctgtccgcctgatTTTTTAAGtctgtataactctgtaatttattttgcctttggaaaaattacctatttgaaaataagctggctgaaaaatattggcataacagctaaaGTTAAATGAACAATTGAATATCTCAGccaagagatttgtaaaaaaaactaatttgtgatatacacagaaatacaacagagggttctgtctccgcttttcggcacaccctgtagctgtagctagttgtttaaccactgccctagatgggtctcctaagcattatctaagcgaggataggcgtttttttcatgcgcaaacgaaacgtatacgcgggTAAAACAAAACACGGCTAGTTAATTGTGGAAGTATTGCTTATAAAAGCACTGCTATAAACCCAGTGTTTACCCAGTGTGTTACTAAAGCGTTCGTTAGCGCGCCTAAAAGTATTCcacacaatagccgtgttttttaacactcgtatatccgtttacgcttaaactttatatggactgctagacgacaaactttaaatacacctctgaaattgctgcgcataaattttgtcctactaaatttcaatacgcattatactcagatgtaactgaaatatgtgtctttcgtttcaccctctacactaattctatgtattctatatatgtgtccacaattcatcgcaactgattcagctatatgttataccctatggccatcagagcgttgtgtctccgcttttcggtacaccctgttgctgtagctagttgtttaaccacagccgctagatgggtctcctaagcattatttaAGCGActataggcgtttttttttcacgcgctaacgaaacgtatacgcgtgtaaaaaaaacacggctaatatggaGAAAAACATGGTGTTTATAGGAACAGCAACAAAAAGTTGGAGGtatcgagttcaatgctcagctcccgagaagctagctaatGAGGGACTGAAATTCAGAAACaggtcctagtaaccatcgccatttaTTAACTTAGtaatttttctcttatatttaTTATAACAAATATAGATATACataagctgtgtttttttcacgtctatatacgtttacgcttaaactttatatggactgctaagcgacaaactttaaatacacctctgaaattgctacgcataaaattagtactactaaatttcaatacgcattatactcagatgtaaccgaaatatgtgtatatgtttcaccctctgcactaattctgtatattctatgcgcgtccactatttatcacaactgattcagctatatgttatacacagaaatgcaacagagggttgtgtctccgcttttcggtacaccctgttgctgtagctagttgtttaaccacagccgctagatgggtctcctaagcattatctaagcgaggataggcgtttttttttcacgcgcaaacgaaacgtatacgcgtgtaaaaaaaaaaacacggatgTTGTCATTAAACCTCGTTAGTGACAGTGAAGTAAATACCACCCCTGAAATCCCATTACGTAAGAATTTTAAAGCTTACATATTTAGATAACTGTTTGTttaaagcatacatacatatgctctaagttttttatttatgaaatttttttttagtcaatgTCGTTTCagaccttacagactagataacaactTTTAACTTTAAGTTACTTAATTGGGAccgccctctttctctgcttccgtaggcgaattccaaaaaaaaaaaaaaaatactttcttagccagagcatcatcattcattcgcataacatgacctaaccAGCGCAGCAGCTGCATGTTAGTTTGCTAGATTACGTCTGTGTAAGGCTCGTGAAGCTCAATATAAAATCTTTGTCGATACCCGGTATCGCCGACGCGTAGAGTTatgtaaatatttcgaagaactcttTTATCAAACACACAGCCGTCTCGTCAAATGTAAGGGCCCATGTTTCTGCCCCATATATTAAGACGCGTACtctaagtgacttgtagagcatgattttcgtttgccgagagaggactttattttttaGTTGCCTACAAAGCTGATGCTGTTGtttctgttaatgctggtttccaaataaacgaactcTTTCACTAACTCGAAGTTGATATGACTGCCCACAGTGGCGGAGTGGCCAAGCCGCAGATGCGCGGACTCTTTACGTGATGACAGTAGGTACAGCGTTTAGGTTCTGCAGcttgtattattttctccagcatcaaattaaagaaatcgcacgatagggggtcataCTGTCTGAAACCccgtttagtttcgaacagcccaaagaggtccttcccaattctgactgaggtgatggtgttgctcagcgtcattttgcgCAGCCGTATACATTTTGCCGTTGTGTGGTCGTAGCGTGGTCCGGATACCACACCGAAGAAGgtgccgggcaaagcaacatcaaacatttaaaaCCAGGGTTTTTTCGATACCGTCATCGTCGTTTAGTTTGTTTCAGTACCCAGTAGAGTGTTGTACAGTGTTAAAGCCAAGCTGTATTTACACTTAAGTTTGTTATTCCCTAAtatcttatttaaatatttattactaGGCATACATAAAAGACTTTGTATAAAGTAACGACGGCTTTGTTcgcattttctttctttttttttgaaaaccctCACATATTTGCCAAAACTTTAGACTCGCAAAAGATATAAATCCAAACCCATATCCATGAAAGATATTAATTGTAGAGACAATCTACTGATGGGACGTCTGCGATTATCGAAAATTCGGAATTATAAAATGAACCCTACGTGCCTCTTTCTGATTTTGGCAACCCTGCTGATTACGCCCAGTACGGCGCAGTTGTCGCAGGCACAAAGCTTACTACAATTGCTGGGCATCGGGGTAGATAATCTCGTGACCGCTGCGCTCTACAACGACCGTATGTGCTGCTacataaatttgttaaaatataaaattttttaataattttttttctacaccaTAGCTCCTCGTCAAGATGCTACATATGACTTTATCGTAGTCGGCGGCGGACCGGCTGGTTGTGTTATAGCGAATCGTCTCAGCGAGAATCCCAATTGGTCGGTTTATCTCATCGAGGCAGGCGGCGTAGAAGGTTTAGCCCATTCGATACCCGTTGCTGCTATTTTGTTGCAAAACACTAAATCCAACTGGGGTTACAAATCCGTACCTCAAGAGCGCTCTTGTCGTGGCATGAATAATAATGAGTGCGCTTTGCCACGCGGCAAGGTTTTGGGTGGCACCAGCTCCATCAATTACATGATCTACAATCGTGGTAACAAAAAAGATTTTGATCGCTGGGCTGCTGCTGGAAATGATGGTTGGTCATACGAGGATGTATTGCCATATTTCTTGAAATCAGAAGGTGCTAATTTGGTTGATTTGGAAAACTCCGTCTACCATAATCGCTCAGGCCCGCTAAGCGTTGAAGATACAAGGTTTCGCACACCAGTCGTAGATGCTTATGTTGAAGGCGCACAACAAGCAGGTCACGCATACACTGATTACAATGGTGAATCGCAAATGGGTGTTTCTTACGTTCAAGGAACCACACAAAAAGGTAGGCGCCACAGCGGTTATCGTGCTTTTATCGAACCTATACGTTCGAGTCGAAAGAATTTGCATATTGTGACTTCAGCACATGTCACACGTGTACTAATCGATCCCGCTACAAAACGCGCCACTGGTGTGGAAGTCAGTTATGGTAACAAAATGTTTAAAGTGAATGCAAGCAAAGAGGTCATACTGTCGGCTGGTGCCTTTCATTCGCCACAACTGCTAATGCTGTCAGGCATTGGGCCTGCAGATAACCTAGAAACTATAAATGTGCCTTTGATAAAAGAGCTACCGGTAGGCAAACTGCTCTACGATCATATGTGTCACTTTGGTCCAACTTTTACAGTCAATTCAACCAAGAATATGGTAAACCTCGAAAAGATCAACCCACTTACAATTGCGAGTTTTTCGCTCGGTAATGGCAATACCATGCTCTCTACGATTGGTGGCGTTGAGGCGCTAACATTTGTAAAGGTGCCTAGCTCAAAGGAATCTGCAGATATGCCcgatatcgaaattattttagcTGCTGGTAGTATGGCATCTGATTGGGGAATCGGCATAAAAGCAGGCGCCAATATCAAGGATGAGCTTTACAACAAAGTCTTCAAGCCATTAGAATTCAAGCAACATTTTAGTTTTCTCATCATGCAATTCCATCCAAAGTCTGTAGGACGTTTGTGGTTGAACAGCAACAATCCTCTGGAGGCTCCAGTCATAGACCCCAACTATTTCGAGGACGAGGAGGATGTGGAGTTTCTGTTGGAGGGCATTAAGGAAGCAATACGTATTACCGAACAGCCTGCTATGCAAAAATTGGACACACGCATCCACTCTATACCCGTACCAGGTTGTGAACAATATCTATTTGGCTCCGACGACTATTGGCGCTGTTCTATACGCACACTCTCGTACACTTTGCATCATCAAGTTGCCAGCTGTCGTATGGGTCCGGAGAGTGATCCTACCACCGTTGTCAATGCTGAGCTGAAGGTGCATGGCATTCAAGGACTCCGAGTAGCAGACACTAGTATCATTCCATTCCCACCAACTTCCCACATTAATGCGGCCGCCTTTATGATCGGAGAGAAAGCATCTGATATGATACGCGCCGAGTGGCAATAAAAAGTAATATATCGAATTGgtgttttaataaaattttagcttttatataaattaagtccgatataacaacaaaaattgttaaattaatttGAATTAGTTTGATTATTTCAAAGATTTTTTATGGCTCAGAAAAAATAAAACATGGCaagattctcagtgaaaattaaCCTGCCTGGGGTTCGGACATGGCATTAAACTTGGGGCTTACaggaaatttgtaggaaaaatttaaaaggaacacgacgcaaattggaagagaagttcggcctgaaTCTCCTCGGCGATAAATCgcacaaagtattttttttataataaaaattactAAGCACTGTATGTTCAAGTGTTTTAAACCGAAtttgtttaaatgtttaaatgttaaCAAGTTACATATGAGTTTATTGACATGAGAAGACGGTGTTTATAAATAGTATGTTTTGTTGCTGGAACTTTCGTTACGTTTGGAAGAGCGCGTGACGAGAAgagtaagttctgcttactccaaactggaaaaagaagcagaaaagatgggtttgatcgtGAATGAGGACTAAACGAAGTACCTGCCGTCATCGAGTAAAAAGTCACGGCCTTGGtagccacgccactgttggcagccataatttcgaaagactccgtttatttgggaaccaacattaCAAATGAAAGATAATGTCCCATACAAGAAGGTATTCCCCGGCggtcccactccgctggaaggaccaggtgtaaaacgatttaaattcccttgatgTTATCAATTGACTTCAATTAGCCCAAGTAAGAACCGACTGGCGCGACTTGTTGGCTGGTTAAAACTAAGTAAGaagtaattttaaaaattgttaaggGATTCGATGACAGCTAAATTAATAGGGGAAAGTCCCAAAACTATTAGGGTTTTATTGCTGCTAATATTAGTATGAGTTTGTGTGTTTCTTTGATGCGTTTGTGTGTTTATTAGGAATGTTCGTAATGATCCGACGGAAAAGTGCTTATATTGAAATGATTTTTCTTCACCCCTCGTTTAAGTTTGAAAAAACTCGCGTAAAATCGCCAGTAGGTGAGATATTTTAATGTGATAAAGAGTTCGGCGAAGAGCGAtggcttttgaaatattttagatataagttcttcgaaagatttatggtcctgtcggTGTTAACGACGTTATCTCTGACACGGCGTATGAGCTTTAACTAGACATGCGCATAGTGAAACAAATAGAAGCCCAAATGATTCGTTGGTTAGGTCATATTAAGAGAATGAAAGACGGCTCTCCGGCTCAGAAGCTATTCCTATCGGCACCCGTATTTGGAAGCAGTGGAAAGGAGGAAAACTCCACTGAGTAGCGAGGGAAAGGTGGTGACTctagtgacttgttacgcaaagGTCAAAATCGCCGAGGCGGCGACTATACATAATGTACCTTTACCACGCCCACTCCCATTCCGACTCCCACTTTCCTCACCTCACCCCACCTCATTTTCTTAAtacttcataaaaaaatttcaaaattcattttgaattttgagagacctttaCTCATTTTTTTTTGAACTAAAATTGATTaggctacaaaactgtatactcgaaatttttgtaaaattttctcgaactttttcgaaaacaaattggtttgcatagtttcagttacaaaattcatagaagtttctCTTAAAATATACTCAAATATCAATAGTTTGAGCGAAAACGTGCTCGGATTTTCGACAAGATGGAATTCGTATTGCCTGTGAGCGTGGCTCCGTCCACTTTACTGATATGTTTTGTGaatcaaaaaaattctcaaataaaATTGAACACATACAAAATATTGCGCCAAAATCGGAGGTTCAGTCGTTTAGGAGAATTTCAATGACATACACGCGCATACAAAAAATGTATGCATactattatttataaaataaaataatttaaaaaaaatttttaagttaaacggttttattgaaaacaatacttacatgaaataataataatactaaaagctagaaaataattaggtaggtcctaggtactagtcatcacactccttatcaatctagggcattgatcagacaattaaataaaagcgttggacgcgtaaaatttctattgatagtcatatatagcattttcaggtcaaatgaaacttttttcattttaaatgaaacttttttcatttcaaatgaaccttttttaattttaaatgaaacttttttcatttcaaatgaaacttttttcatttcaattgaaccttttttcattttaaatgaatctttttcattttaaatgaaacttttttcaaatcaaatgaaaccatactactaaggtaattgtcaaaatatatttatatcgtactttataacgctatttaccaaatttttctttaagacaactatttctaattagccacattgaaggcaaaatttttgcttaaattttctttgtgaatttaagctgcagttaaggtcggcttagtttagccttgccttttgatcgtttcaatttttaatagataaagtagcagggttatacgctaggcaacttatatactacagtttaaccacccacttaaaataagcacctatattttttacttgtatctactcctattatatataaagcacattcttcttctacatatacttcgttaacaACGtaggaaaaatttgataaatacttagcgttataaagtacgatataaatatattgacaattaccttagtagtatggtttcatttgacttgaaaaaagtttcatttgaaatgaaaaaagtttcatttaaacggaaaaaagtttcatttgaaatgaaaaaagtttcatttgacttgaaaaaagtttcatttgacctgaaaaaagtttcatttgaccggAAAATGCTATatgagaccaactgaaccttaatcagcgCGCACAACGctcttatttaattgtctgatcaacgccctagattgataaggagtgtgatgactagtacctaggacctacctaattattttctagctcttaGTATTATTAATAGGGGAGGACGGGGTACATTTGACACTTTCACTTAAAAGGCGTTTATTTTCTAtaacatataatataattttaaaagagttAAATGTGTAGAAGGTCCGGGGTTTGCATGtgcaataatgaaaataaaaaaatagaaaaaaggtgtagctaatttttatttgcatttGAAAATTGTTATATAATTATTCAAATGTGCCCCACAGTGGGCGCATTTGACTTTTTCC is a genomic window of Eurosta solidaginis isolate ZX-2024a chromosome 4, ASM4086904v1, whole genome shotgun sequence containing:
- the LOC137247927 gene encoding glucose dehydrogenase [FAD, quinone]-like, whose protein sequence is MGRLRLSKIRNYKMNPTCLFLILATLLITPSTAQLSQAQSLLQLLGIGVDNLVTAALYNDPPRQDATYDFIVVGGGPAGCVIANRLSENPNWSVYLIEAGGVEGLAHSIPVAAILLQNTKSNWGYKSVPQERSCRGMNNNECALPRGKVLGGTSSINYMIYNRGNKKDFDRWAAAGNDGWSYEDVLPYFLKSEGANLVDLENSVYHNRSGPLSVEDTRFRTPVVDAYVEGAQQAGHAYTDYNGESQMGVSYVQGTTQKGRRHSGYRAFIEPIRSSRKNLHIVTSAHVTRVLIDPATKRATGVEVSYGNKMFKVNASKEVILSAGAFHSPQLLMLSGIGPADNLETINVPLIKELPVGKLLYDHMCHFGPTFTVNSTKNMVNLEKINPLTIASFSLGNGNTMLSTIGGVEALTFVKVPSSKESADMPDIEIILAAGSMASDWGIGIKAGANIKDELYNKVFKPLEFKQHFSFLIMQFHPKSVGRLWLNSNNPLEAPVIDPNYFEDEEDVEFLLEGIKEAIRITEQPAMQKLDTRIHSIPVPGCEQYLFGSDDYWRCSIRTLSYTLHHQVASCRMGPESDPTTVVNAELKVHGIQGLRVADTSIIPFPPTSHINAAAFMIGEKASDMIRAEWQ